One Chryseobacterium indoltheticum DNA segment encodes these proteins:
- a CDS encoding alpha-amylase family glycosyl hydrolase, whose protein sequence is MNMDVPQEWKHTTNIYEVNVRQYTKEGTFRAFEKEMPRLKNMGVKTLWFMPITPIAQKNKKGSLGSPYAAADFTSINPEFGTMDDFKHLVNEAHRLGFKVIIDWVANHTGWDHVWTKTDPEFYLKENGDFKMASGMDDIIELDYENQEMRKAMIDAMKFWIEETNIDGFRCDLASWVTVDFWEEARPEVEKIKPLFWIGEFDELESPEHGKVFDASYSWKWMHKSAEFYKDNQPIQELVDLLRKYSQIGDSSMRAWFTTNHDENSWNGTEYEKYGDITKAMAVFSATWNGIPLLYSGQELPNHKRLEFFEKDPIEWTNDCKMADFYKTLLNLKSSNPALRGGDSNVVTYLLNTSANDKIFAYIRKNKWNEVLVVLNFSKENVEFTIDDENVSGIFKNIFDGTKRDFNTGKNFSFKVSDYAVFEK, encoded by the coding sequence ATGAATATGGATGTACCTCAGGAATGGAAACACACCACCAATATATATGAAGTTAACGTAAGACAATATACTAAGGAAGGCACTTTCAGAGCATTTGAAAAAGAAATGCCGCGTCTGAAAAACATGGGTGTTAAAACATTATGGTTTATGCCGATTACTCCCATTGCTCAGAAAAATAAAAAAGGAAGTTTAGGAAGTCCTTATGCAGCTGCAGATTTCACATCAATCAATCCAGAGTTTGGGACGATGGATGATTTCAAACATTTGGTGAATGAAGCGCATCGTTTAGGTTTTAAAGTAATCATCGACTGGGTTGCCAATCACACAGGCTGGGACCATGTTTGGACGAAAACGGATCCTGAATTTTACCTGAAAGAAAATGGCGATTTCAAAATGGCATCCGGAATGGATGATATTATCGAGCTTGATTATGAAAATCAGGAAATGAGGAAAGCGATGATTGATGCGATGAAGTTTTGGATCGAAGAAACCAATATTGATGGTTTCAGATGCGATCTGGCTTCTTGGGTGACGGTAGATTTTTGGGAAGAAGCAAGACCTGAAGTTGAAAAAATAAAACCTCTTTTCTGGATTGGTGAATTTGATGAATTAGAAAGTCCGGAACATGGTAAAGTGTTTGACGCCAGTTATTCTTGGAAATGGATGCACAAATCTGCTGAATTTTATAAAGACAATCAGCCGATTCAAGAGCTTGTAGATCTGCTGAGAAAATATTCTCAAATAGGAGATTCCTCTATGAGAGCGTGGTTTACCACCAATCATGATGAAAATTCCTGGAACGGAACAGAGTACGAAAAGTACGGCGATATTACAAAAGCAATGGCTGTATTCTCAGCGACTTGGAATGGTATTCCGTTATTGTATTCCGGGCAGGAACTTCCTAATCACAAAAGATTAGAATTTTTTGAAAAAGATCCGATAGAATGGACGAATGACTGTAAAATGGCTGATTTTTATAAGACTTTGTTGAATCTGAAATCTTCAAACCCAGCTTTAAGAGGTGGTGATTCAAATGTGGTCACTTATCTTTTAAACACTTCAGCGAATGATAAAATTTTTGCTTACATCAGAAAAAATAAGTGGAATGAAGTGTTAGTAGTGCTCAATTTTTCAAAAGAAAACGTTGAATTTACTATTGATGATGAAAATGTGTCTGGAATTTTTAAAAATATTTTTGATGGTACCAAAAGAGATTTCAACACGGGTAAAAACTTCAGTTTTAAAGTTTCCGATTACGCTGTTTTTGAAAAATAA
- a CDS encoding IS1096 element passenger TnpR family protein has translation MVYKIRVILDTKEDIFRDVEIKGKQTLWNLHLGIKSAFNLSGDELSTFNLLEEDGTVVKSVPLEDMSDDGDGEIMSDVYIDEAFESAGDKAQFQYGLLDLWEFFCELVEVVDETKGVNYPITTYRFGNAPLKAPGKNGSAGGSKNKKSAMPLLDDDFSFDDDFVSGSSFEDEDDNFDDDEEDDYNDDVFDEEDDDNER, from the coding sequence ATGGTTTACAAAATCCGTGTAATATTAGATACGAAAGAAGACATTTTCCGAGATGTAGAAATCAAAGGAAAACAAACACTCTGGAACTTACATTTGGGAATTAAAAGTGCATTCAACCTTAGTGGAGATGAGCTGTCTACTTTTAATCTTCTCGAAGAAGATGGTACTGTTGTAAAAAGCGTACCACTGGAAGATATGAGTGATGATGGTGATGGCGAAATTATGTCAGATGTATACATCGATGAAGCATTTGAGTCAGCAGGAGACAAAGCGCAGTTCCAGTACGGTCTGCTTGATCTTTGGGAATTTTTCTGCGAATTGGTAGAAGTTGTAGACGAAACGAAAGGTGTAAACTACCCGATTACAACGTACAGATTCGGAAATGCTCCTTTAAAAGCTCCGGGTAAAAACGGAAGCGCCGGAGGATCAAAAAACAAAAAATCTGCAATGCCTTTATTGGATGATGATTTCAGTTTTGATGATGATTTCGTAAGTGGTAGCAGCTTTGAAGATGAAGATGACAATTTCGATGACGATGAAGAAGATGACTATAATGATGATGTTTTCGATGAAGAAGACGATGACAACGAAAGATAA
- a CDS encoding SDR family NAD(P)-dependent oxidoreductase, translating into MKILDNKVALVTGAGSGIGLAIAKLYAKEGAKVIVSDINEEHGKSAVKEIKSAGGEATFVKADTSNPEQVEALVKATVETYGRLDIACNNAGIGGETNQTGDYSLDGWKKVIDINLDGVFYGCKYELTQMEKNGGGVIVNIASIHGSVAAPLSSAYTSTKHAVVGLTKNIGAEYGQKNIRCNAVGPGYIDTPLLNQLDAEHKKALIAKHPMGRLGTSEEVAELVLFLSSEKSSFMTGGYYLVDGGYTAV; encoded by the coding sequence ATGAAAATTTTAGACAATAAAGTAGCATTGGTTACAGGGGCAGGTTCAGGAATTGGTCTTGCTATCGCAAAATTATACGCTAAAGAAGGCGCAAAAGTTATCGTTTCCGATATTAACGAAGAACACGGAAAATCTGCAGTTAAAGAAATAAAATCAGCAGGTGGCGAAGCAACTTTTGTTAAAGCCGACACTTCAAATCCTGAACAGGTGGAAGCTTTGGTAAAAGCAACAGTTGAAACGTACGGAAGATTAGATATTGCCTGTAATAATGCCGGAATTGGTGGTGAAACGAATCAAACTGGAGATTACAGTCTTGATGGATGGAAAAAAGTGATCGATATTAATCTTGATGGTGTTTTCTACGGTTGCAAATATGAATTGACACAAATGGAGAAAAATGGAGGCGGGGTTATTGTAAACATCGCATCAATCCATGGATCTGTTGCAGCACCATTATCATCAGCTTATACTTCGACGAAGCATGCTGTTGTTGGTTTAACAAAAAATATCGGCGCAGAATACGGTCAAAAAAACATTCGTTGTAATGCAGTTGGACCTGGTTATATTGATACTCCTCTTTTGAATCAGTTGGATGCTGAGCATAAAAAAGCATTGATTGCCAAACATCCGATGGGAAGATTGGGTACATCAGAAGAAGTTGCCGAATTGGTTCTTTTCCTAAGTTCTGAAAAATCATCTTTTATGACGGGAGGTTATTATTTGGTTGATGGTGGCTATACCGCAGTTTAA